TCGCTTTCATTTGGGAAATCACTCGATTTTACGTCTTCTACGTATTGAGATAATGCGCCCGTCATGTCTTCATATAAATTTAAATAACGACGTAAAAATCTTGGGTGGAATTCATGCGTCATACCAATCATATCGTGTAAAACTAAAACTTGACCATCAACACCGTTTCCTGCGCCAATACCTATAATCGGAATGTTTACGCTTTCGGCAACTTTTTTAGCTAAAGCTGCAGGTATTTTTTCTAATACAATAGCAAAACAGCCTACTTTTTCCAGCATTTTTGCATCTTCGATTAAATCTTCAGCTTCTTTTTCTTCTTTAGCTCTAACGGTGTAAGTTCCGAATTTATAGATAGATTGTGGTGTTAAACCTAAGTGTCCCATTACTGGGATTCCTGCATTTAAAATACGTTTAATAGAT
The window above is part of the Algibacter sp. L3A6 genome. Proteins encoded here:
- the panB gene encoding 3-methyl-2-oxobutanoate hydroxymethyltransferase — protein: MSTAKKEYKRITVKTLIDMKANGEKISMLTAYDYTMAKIVDGAGVDVILVGDSASNVMAGHETTLPITLDQMIYHASSVIRAVHRALVVVDLPFGSYQSDPKEALRSAIRIMKESGAHSVKLEGGREIKESIKRILNAGIPVMGHLGLTPQSIYKFGTYTVRAKEEKEAEDLIEDAKMLEKVGCFAIVLEKIPAALAKKVAESVNIPIIGIGAGNGVDGQVLVLHDMIGMTHEFHPRFLRRYLNLYEDMTGALSQYVEDVKSSDFPNESEQY